A stretch of DNA from Castor canadensis chromosome 2, mCasCan1.hap1v2, whole genome shotgun sequence:
atattcTCACCTTACTCTCCTTCATTCATCTCCCCCTCACTAGTACCCCCCCCATATACACTACCTATtttcagtcctgtctttcattattaaactACACATTTTTCTACTACTTTCTGTATTTGTGTTggacttattatttttttggtggtatcagggcttgaactcagggcctcacacccaggctggcattctaccacttgagtcactccaccagatatgttgcacttaaaaataaaaaagtttagctgggtactggtgactcatgcctgtaatcctagctactcgggagggagCAATCAGGACGATTGTGGTTCGAAACCAGCATGAGAAAATAGttgtcaagaccctatcttgaaaatacccaacagaaaaaagggctggaggagtagctcaagtggtagagcgcctgcctaacaagtgtggggctttgagttcaagccccagtaccaccacacacacacacacacaaagttaagGATTAATAGCTTTTGTTCAATAAAAGATATCATTAACAAAGTGAAAAGGTGACTTAGAGTAGAAAGAGATATTTGTAATACATGCATTTGATAAAGAATTcatatctagaatatatgaagaatttttctgtgaataaacaaaaagaaaacccaacaaTAAAATAGGTGCATTGAACATACATACCACAGAAGCGGGGCTGAAAATGGACAATAGACATAAAGAAGTGGGCTTCACATTTATCAGGCAAATGGAGATTAAAGCCACAGTGAAATACTATTGCACATTCATAGCTAAAATGAATATTCCTATACTGAGTGTTGAAAGGATATGGAACAACACTGGTAGTAGTGTTAAGTGATACAACCACTTAAAAAAAGTTTGGCAATACCTACTAACCTGAGTATATGCTAATTCTTTAATTTACCCCCAAGAgaaatatatctctatatatgtagatatagatatatatctacatatatatcgatacatatctatatatcaaTTTCAAAGAACATGGACAAGGATGGTCTTAGCAACACTATTCCTAATAACTCCAAATTGGAAAGTACCCCAAAGTCTGTCAATAGTAGAATGGAGAAGTGAattatgttatattcatataatggaatactatatAGAAATTAGAATAAATGGATTACTACACATGATAGggataaatctcaaaaatataaTGTTGAAAAGAAGCCAGGAACAGAAGAGTGCACATTTCATGActgcatttatataaaatacaaagcAGTCAGAAGAAAGATCCACCTTGGTGAGGGGAGGTGACTAGAAACAGGCATATGGGAGCTTCTTGGATGCTGGTaatattctatttcttatttGGTATAATGGTTACAAGTGTGCTTATTTTGTGAAGTCAGTGAGCTATACACTTatgattttgcatttttctgtatTGATATTTCTGTAATGTGTGTGTTTGCTGTGCTGGAGAATGAATCCAGGATTTTGCAcgttaggcaagttctctaccactgagctacatccctacagccccacttttttttttttttttttttggtggcatgggggtttaaactcagggtctctcgcttgctagacaggtgctctactgcttgagccacatctccagttcttttttcttttgagacagggtcttgatttgTAGCTAGGCTAGCATCAAACTCAGGCTagcttcagcctccctagtgctaggattatagacctgcACTACTAATTCCCACtataatatgtttttaaaggaatgtgGGAGGGCCTGGATTGTTGATGGTATCATGTCACTGACTGAGGAATCTGACTGACTTTCCAATTCTTTGTACATGATTGCTAGGAAACAAAAATAAGGGTAATAACTAGTAGACCAGAAATTGAAAGTAAAATTTTCAGCTGATAAATGGGAAAGATAGATGAAGAGAAGGATGCtcaataaaatacatttctttgttTGCAAACTCTTTCTTCCCctgctttgctttctctcttaAGTAGTACCATAAACTATGATAttagaaaacattaaatttattGGATCATTTTCAAAGGAGATATTCTGGTGCTTTTACTCTAGTTGCATCAATTCTCAGCTCCTTTAGGAATTGGAATGCTCCATGCTGGAGTGCTGAAACAGAACAAGAAAGAGAAACTCATTCAAGCTGTTCTTTTCCAAAGGTATCCTCCAGACCCTCCTCCAACATCGATCCAGACAACTATGTTGAAGTAAATGATTTGGCCATCCACATACCCTCTAAAGTGGTGATACAAGATATTACTATGGAGCTACACTGCTCACTGTGTAATGACTGGTTTCATGATCCACTGATGCTAAGCTGTGGCCACAACTTCTGCCAAGCCTGTATCCAAAACTTTTGGAAGTtgaaagcaaaggaaacattttGTCCTGAGTGTAAGAGGCTAAGTCAATATAGCAACTGTACATTCAACCTTGTGCTGGAGAAGCTGGTAGAGAAGATTAAGAAATTACACCTGCTCAAGGGCAATCCACAGTGTCCAGAGCATGGAGAGAATCTGAAACTGTTCAGCAAGCCAGATGGGAAATTGATCTGCTTCCAATGCAAGGATGCACGGTTGTCTATGGGGCAGTCTAAGGAGTTCCTGCAAATCACTGATGCTGTCCGTTTCTTTACGGTGTGTGTGCCCTGGGCCTTGAGCAATCCCTTAGGAAAGctagaaaaatcttttgtaggtcttcttctctcttccattCTCACCCCTTTATTCAAGTAGTGATGgcagttggtggagtggcttaatcAGTTAGGCCCTAGCAaatgttaggccctgagttcaaaccctagtgccgctAAAAAACACCCAAACCAAATAATGACAAATCTCAGAGTGCTCAGAAAGACAACATGTTTTACAAAGTTCTTTCTCTACAGGTGCTGCTTTTAGGAAAGGAGCAGTGAGGAGCTCTGGCCAACTCCTTCAACCACATCCGTAGACTACGGATGTGTAAAGTATTGCTCTTGTTATAAAAGTCTCAAAATTTGGTCAGGTTTAAAATGAATGTAATGACAGAAACAATATGAGATAGTTCACTTTGAGAGCTAAATTTTATCACATTTGTAATGTGAATTTGTAATTCATAAGCGTTTAGAATTTCTGAGGACTGGAAAAAGCTGAAGTCAGGGAATGTGCGATGAAGGAAAGAGATAGGACTTGAGCTAGGATATCATTTGGACTTGGATAGGCagtagaaagaaaacaagtgagaaAAGCATAAGTAAAAGTATACATGGTGAGAACTGTATCTAGTGTGAAAATACATAGAGTTCCATGACATTCTTCAAATCCTATAGCTAGCTAATCAGAGATCAAACTAAGTTTTTCTGCTGTTTATAACTTTAtccacattctttttttgttttttcagcactgaggtttgaattcagggcctcacacttgctaggctaggcaggtgttcttactgcttaagccactccgccagcctttgttttttgtgtgtgatcaaatttttcaagatagggtcttgaaaactatttacccagggctggctttgaactgagatcctcctgatctctgcctcttgagtagctaggattacagactgagTCATCGGCATCTGGCCTATCCATGTTCTTTATTTGCTATTTATTGTAGAGCTGGGGATTGAGTCCAgggtttcatgcatgctaggcaagtgctctgccattgacctacattcccagccctattCACAATCTTGAAATAGACAGGAACTATGATAcaaaggaaagcaaagattttGACAGCAAGAACTTAATTTTTCTCTGGGGCTTTTATGTCCTTCATGGTCTTTAAAATCTCCCAAGTTGGTGAATTCTATTTGGTATTCCTAGGAGGAGCTTGCCATTCATCAGGGTCAACTGGAGTCTACCCTGAAGGAACTTCAGTCTCTGAAAAACATGCAGAAGGATGTAATTGCTGATTCCAAGGtgaggagaatgatagaggggttaTAGGATAGAAGTAGAATCATCCTGCTTGTGACTTCAGCCACATAGGTGCAAAGGGGCCTATAAATACATTATCAATACACTAAATGGCACTTGGGCTATAGAAGTAGAAAACTAACACTGTAGGGTGGAAAGATAAATGTTGGTAGAATAGATTCCCAATAGTTGACAAACAAGAGAGATTGGCTTTTCTCCTAATATAttaatccttttttttgttttggctgtaGTGGGaggttgaacttggggtcttatgcttgctaggcaggtgttctactgcttgagccacactaccagccctatttatttatttgtggtactgggtttggacttagggcctcatgctttgttGGCAGGTGccaagcacttgagccatgcccccagccctgatgGTTCACTTTATCTATGGCAAAATAAGAGATTTACCAGAAACACTCACTAAATATTGCTATGTCCAAAGAAGTACTTTTCTTTCCTCTGGGTTTATAACCAGGCACCTGTGGACCAAGATTTCTCAAGCTGCATGCTTTTCTCATCTGATTTGATCTTTCTTAGCTTCCCccaaactaaataaaatatactttcaaCTCCACAGGAACTCTAGAACAACATTAACAGCTGAGAGATTTGTCAAATCAGTACCTAGGTTGGAGGGCTAAATTAGAAGTTCTGTTTCTTCATTAACTGTTCTATGCAAGAGAACCTTCTCTGACATTGGTCACctgtaaaaagaaatatataggcttagagataagggcaaaatagtttctgctgggtattgagggggggggagtgggagggggcggagtgggtggtaagggagggggtgggggcaggggggagaaatgaaccaagccttgtatgcacatatgaataataaaagaaaaatgaaaaaaaaaagaaaagtcggagtagcaacaaaataaatggcaGACACAATAAAGtgaataaacacattttaaaagttaaaaaaaaaaaaagaaatatataggcTTAGGAaaagaaggatggatggaagTAATGATGTCTCCAGagaattttattcttattataaGAGTTCCTAGACTAGCTATTAGAGtcaatattcattcaaaaaaaatttattgagttGGTCAGACATTACACTAGATTCTGAAGGAGGGAGACAGATACTAAATAATcttgttaataataaaataactactGTGATTAGTacttaaatgaaaatataggGCATGGTAAAAGCATATGGATAAGCTGATCTAGACTGAGGGCAAAGTATGCTCTGAAATCAGCCATTTATTAAAATTGAGAACTGAAGGATAAGTAACTTAAGCAAGAGATCTGGGTGAGGGGACTATGAAAGAAGGGGCCTGGAGAAGAATGCtctaggaagaaggaaagagtacATGGAAAAGTCCTGAGATAGGAAGTTAGTTGCTGTGTTAAACAGAAAAAATGCCAACAAAGCTGGAACATGCTAAGCAAGATTATATTGAAGAGGCAGATATGTCCTAATCATGTAAGCCCTCATGTAGATACTATTAAGCATTTTGAAGTTTATCCTGTGAATAGTGAGAAATAAAGGACATGGTTTCATCTCATTTTGAAGTATCTCTTGGCAGCTGTGTGGAGACTGGGTTGGAAAGAGTGATGACAAAGACAATGATTAGAAGACTACTGCAGTGGTCCCAAGCACTGGCTTGGACTAGAGAAACAGTGgacatgcagaaaaataaatagcCTGAGTATATTACTTGGAGATAGAAGTTATCTAGAGGGGTGAGTGGCGCTATCAAATAGATAGTTAATTTTAGGAATCTGGAGCTCAGAAGTTGGTCTAGGCTGGAGATAAGTTGCCACAATTAGATGATATTTAAAGCCGTGGGGTAGAAGGATATTGCctagaaagaaaatgtagaaaggaATGTAGGACAGAATATCATGTGATTATAATATTGAGAGCTTGGTTAGAGGAAGTGAAACCAATAAATAAcaattgagaggctgaggcatagctcaagtggagagcacttgcctagcaagtgcaaggccatgggttcaattcttagtactgcaaaaaacatatgaaaattagTGATGAGAGAGGTGAAAGGGAAACTGGAAAAGTTTGAGCTATAGAAGAGAGGGAGTTAAGCTATTTTAAGAATGCAAGTAATAATGATGGACCATAGAATCCAAGCTGGATAATAGTGGACATGAAggtctgacagagtggctcaagtggtagcaagcatgagaccctgagttcagactccagtaccaccaaataaataaataaacaaataggggACATGAAGGTAGAAGTTTATGAATGGAAATGGAGGGCTCAATTACCATAAAGTTTCAATGAGACCCAATAATTGTTGCAACAGGGATACCTGAGTAGGTGAGCTTGAAGCATAAAAAGTTGTTTTGCACTACTGGGAATAATAAAATCCTAGTGTGACTGAGTGGAAAAAAAGCTGTAAATTCTTAGAAATGGAGAGGATGAGGAACTGAGAAGCTAGGATATCAGATGGTTCACCTGTGAGGAGATTATGGCCACCTGCGAAAAGAGCTATAAGTGTAGTAGTTACCAATTTCAGTGCTTTAGACATTGCACATATCctctttctttaatattgtcttggCAGCAGGACTGGCATCCCTCAGTTCTGATTTCTAGATAAGGACAGTTCTCCCAACCTCCTTCTGGCTCTAGTGTAACAGCACCATTTGGTAGATACTGGCTTATCAATCTAGGAAAGTATTTATCATTCTCGAGTGATTAGCTCTACAGTACTATCTAATGAATCATTGGTTACTATACCAGTACTGAAACAAGAACATAGAAACCACTTTTGACTATTTCATGCTGAGTTATTAAGCTAGCTAGGAAAGAAGGAATAAGTCTCCTAAGGGGCCATTTGTATGGTATTTCCCAAGGTGTGTTAATGTTGGTGGTATGGGTCCCCATCCCCAAATGCTAGTCTCAGTAATGACCATGGTAATGCTCATGGAGGTTTCCAGGAAAACAAGGTACATCTGCAGCAACACATTTCCCTGGAGTTTCTAAAGCTGCATCAGttcctgcacagcaaagaaaaggaCATTCTAAATGACCTCCAGGAAGAGGGGAAAGCCTTGAGTGAGGAGATGGAGCTGAATCTGAACCAGCTTCAGGAGCAGTGTCTCCTTGCCAAAGACATGTTGGAGAGCATTCAGACACGGATGGAACAGCAAAACTCCTTCGACTTCCTGAAAGTGAGATTCCACACCAACAAGATTATGCACACACTTAGATGGGGGAAGAGGGCTGGGAGGGATGTAGCAGTGGTTTTTCACCACTAGGGGaaagcaaaacagacaaaacttcagtgcttttttttgttaaggctttgagctcagggctttgcactctgccatctgagccacatctccagccctgggaAACATAGGTGGCTACACAGCAGAAAGTTTACTTTCATCCTCCTAGAAAATGAGATAACAAACCCCATTAATAACACTAGGTATTaataatttcagaattttctataaagaactttaaagctttatttctcaaaaaatatgaaattttcagCCTGTGTTGAATTTTTGGCTCTTTGGAAATCATAAATTGATGTATTCAAAAAGCTATGCTGCCTGAAGTTTCCCCTCTAAAGTTATATTGGTTATTACCTCAGTACTTAAAATTATCCAGAGTAAGAAAAAGTGACCTTGGGACTGGAATAtctattgtttttcttctgaGACTACTTAGAAATATGAGTAAAACAAAGCTTAACCTTAATTATTGTCTTACTGGCTTCTCTCTTATTCCCTATAAAAGGGAATTCTAGTACAGCAGAGCAAGGCAAAGCCAGTTTATCTTGGATTAGATTGGGGATGCAGATCAGAAAAAGCATatggaagatgaaaaaagttgTTGGGGATCAAATTCTGGTGCTACTCAGAATCACTGGAGAAGGTTTTGGAGTTGGTGAACAGGCATCTGacttctctatttctcttttcctcttttaggACATCAACAATTTTTTGGACAGGTAAGTGCTTCCCTATAGTATTTTTCATACCCTTCCTTCAGTCACTGGAGGCTATCTAAGAATAAATGTTTTATGTCCCCTGCAGCTTGGAACAAGGAATGAGGGCACTGACACCCAGACAGCTTATCTCCAGAAAGCTGAACCTAGGCCAGTTCAAAGGACCCATCCAGTACATGGCATGGAGGGAAATGCAGTCCACTCTCTCTCCAGGTACCAGTGAGGAGGACCTGTTGGTTCCTAGGGCTCTCATCTATGTTTCATCTGTGAGTCCTCCTCTCGAACCTTTAGAGTCTGTGTTAGGAGGAAGGTTGGAGTTTCGCCAAAAGGAGGCTAGTTAGTATGATTGAATTTCTTTTGTTACTACTGTCTAAGAATGTATGACTTTGaggactggagaagtggctcatgcagtagagtgtttgctttgtaagcatgaagacctgagttcaaactctagttcccaccaaaaaaaaagaatatgtgactttgggactgggggcgtggctcaagtggtagagaacctactTGCAtagcaatcacaaagccctgggttcaaatcccagtactgccaaaaaatatatatgacttTGGTAAATATATGAGTCTGATATTAGAATCACTTAGCCTATGATTTTGTTTGATATATCAAATGTGGCAACAGCCAACACTTTATAGTGTTTTGCTAAACCAGCAATATGAATCTCTGGAGTTTCTCTGTTATGAAgaagatttctctctctctctctctctctctctctctctctctctctctctgtcatttttttctatactAGGGCTTGAAGCCAGAGTCTCCAGCTTGcctgctatgcaggcactctaccacttcagctatgtcCCCAGCTCATAAGGTTTCTGTTCATACTCTGTACATATATAGGGTCTTTACAGGTCTAGTGCTCAATGTTCATAATATAGAGTATAATATCTTAGATGATTGTTCAGAGATCTTCCACACTTCTTAAAAAAACTGATAATTTCAATAAATAACAAGGACACTAAAGTTTTTGTGTTCCTGCAGATATCAGAGGACTAAGAaggacaaaagaaacaaatggcaCTTTAAGAACATTAAAtaatattctaaataaaaatctttatagagacaaaattttaaataaggttTTTATAGAGTTCATATGGAATCATTACTACTATTATTTGTAGTTACTGATGTTATTAAAATCACAAATCTATCCCTATTAACAATTTTTCTAGGTAATTgacagtgaaaaaaataaacttcactGAAGTATAACAGTAAAATTCACAGATTTTACTTGTATTTTCACCCAGTTTACAGTTTGATGAGATTTTGTTTcttattgcttttgttgttgtttgtcctgagggttaaactcagggtcttgtgcttgctaggcaggtgcattaCCACTCGAGTCACCCCACTAGCCccaatttgatgagttttgacgAACATATGTACTTATGTAAGTATCTCCATATTTGTATAGGCAATTTCTATCCCCCCAAAGTTTCCACATGCTCCTTTGCAATCAATTTCTTCTTTATACCCCTTACCTCCTGACACTCATTGATCTGCTTTATT
This window harbors:
- the Trim69 gene encoding E3 ubiquitin-protein ligase TRIM69, with amino-acid sequence MEVSSRPSSNIDPDNYVEVNDLAIHIPSKVVIQDITMELHCSLCNDWFHDPLMLSCGHNFCQACIQNFWKLKAKETFCPECKRLSQYSNCTFNLVLEKLVEKIKKLHLLKGNPQCPEHGENLKLFSKPDGKLICFQCKDARLSMGQSKEFLQITDAVRFFTEELAIHQGQLESTLKELQSLKNMQKDVIADSKENKVHLQQHISLEFLKLHQFLHSKEKDILNDLQEEGKALSEEMELNLNQLQEQCLLAKDMLESIQTRMEQQNSFDFLKDINNFLDSLEQGMRALTPRQLISRKLNLGQFKGPIQYMAWREMQSTLSPGLSALTLDPKTAHPNLVLSKARTSVWHGDVKQVMPDDPERFDSSVAVLASKGFTSGKWYWEVEVAKKTKWTVGIAKESIPRKGSCPLTPEQGFWLLRLRNQTDLKALDLPSCSVKLTDKLNKVGIYLDYEGGQVSFYNAKTMAHIYTFSSIFMEKLYPYFCPCLNDGGENKEPLHILHPNN